The following is a genomic window from Chryseobacterium sp. StRB126.
ATGTTCCAGTTTTTCCAATGGTGAAATTTCTACATTTGAAGCATTGGTTGGAATTGAAAATGCCAGTAAAACACCTGCTATGGTTGCATGAATTCCGGAGTGATGCAGGAAATACCATAAAAACAGTCCCGGAATAATATAAAATATTGTCTTGGTAACCTTTAAAAAGTTTAGGATAAATAGCAGAGCGGTCACTCCAAAAGACAGTAGAAGATAGCTCCAGTGGATCTGGTCTGTATAAAAAATAGCGATCACAAGAATAGCTCCCAGGTCATCTACAATGGCTAATGCCGCCAGGAATATCTTGATTGAATTAGGGATTTTCTTTCCTAACATTGAAATAATAGCCAAAGAAAAAGCAATATCAGTAGCCATAGGAATTCCCCAGCCATTGCTGTATTCTGTCCCGGAGTTGAAAATACTGTAAATAACTGCAGGCACAAGCATTCCGCCTACTGCGGCAAAAATAGGCAATGACGCATTCTTAAAAGAAGAAAGTTCGCCTTCTACAAGCTCTCTTTTAATTTCCAGGCCCACCAAAAGGAAGAACACGGCCATCAGACCATCATTGATCCAGGTGCTGACAGGATAGTTCAGATCAAAAAGGTGAGTTCCCACTTCCTTGTCTAAAAAGCTTTGAAAGCTTCCGGCAACAGAAGAATTCGCCATAAGTAATGAAATAAACACACAGAAAATAAGAATGATTCCTGAGGCCTGACTGTTGTTGAAAAATTTTTTAAAATAAAGTGATAAATTCATGTTTAAGATTGTAGTCGTCTCACTCTTGAGACTCCATTAATATTCTTGAGCTTCTTGAAGGTTTCCTCCAATTGCCCCTTATTCTTGACTTCAAGATTGATGTGTCCGGTGAAGACTCCGTTGTTGGATTCAATAGACAGGCTTTTCATATCCATTCCCATACTTCCACTGATGACCGTAGTAATATCGTTAATCATACCCATTCTGTCAAGGCCTTCAATCTCAATTTTTACTCTGTTCTTGAAGCTTTCTTCATTGACCCATTTAGCTGGAATAACACGATAATCATATTGTGCTCTAAGGTTTATAGCATTCGGACAGTTGTCACTGTGTACTTTAATTCCGTCAGAAATGGTAATGAATCCGAAGATTTTGTCTCCCGGAATTACCGTACAGCATTTTGCATAGGTATAATTCAGTTTTTCCTCATCTTTTCCAAAGACAATCATGTCAAGGTTTTGCTCTTTCGGCTCCTCGTAATGAGTATTTTTGGATGGGGATTTCCTGAATCTGGAAAGTAAATTGTTGAATACGTTTTTACTTTCAATATATTTCCTTAAACTACTTGCATCC
Proteins encoded in this region:
- the nhaA gene encoding Na+/H+ antiporter NhaA, yielding MNLSLYFKKFFNNSQASGIILIFCVFISLLMANSSVAGSFQSFLDKEVGTHLFDLNYPVSTWINDGLMAVFFLLVGLEIKRELVEGELSSFKNASLPIFAAVGGMLVPAVIYSIFNSGTEYSNGWGIPMATDIAFSLAIISMLGKKIPNSIKIFLAALAIVDDLGAILVIAIFYTDQIHWSYLLLSFGVTALLFILNFLKVTKTIFYIIPGLFLWYFLHHSGIHATIAGVLLAFSIPTNASNVEISPLEKLEHQLHIPVSFLIMPIFALTNTNITFSSEMVAGVTSTLGLGIICGLILGKLIGINLFSLIAIKLKLSSLPQNSNWTQMIGVGLLAGIGFTMSIFIALLSFKGEIVIQDEAKFAILIASFIAAILGFMILSLSSKGNMEPEED